A single region of the Spartobacteria bacterium genome encodes:
- a CDS encoding ABC transporter permease, which translates to MNLLYPLLALGAILLFNLFFTHGFFHIQIKNGHLFGSLIDILNRGAPVMLLAIGMTVVYATGGVDLSVGAVMAISGALAAQLIRPDYVKGVLEYGAHTPLIIVLIVPLVLSVILGLWNGFLVAFIGVQPIIATLILLTAGRGIAQLITHGQIIVFEHSSFQYIGSGFFFGIPVPIVLVILTFILTWMLTRKTSLGLFIEASGANPLASRFMGIRVKMITTVTYAFSGFCAGLAGLIICADIKAADANNAGLYMELDAIASVIIGGTINGGRFSLAGSIVGALIIQALSTTIMTRGVPPQVVLVFKAVIIIIVALIQSDKLRSKFCQFIQIGAKA; encoded by the coding sequence ATGAATTTGCTTTATCCGCTGTTAGCATTGGGCGCAATTCTTTTGTTTAACCTCTTTTTTACCCATGGCTTTTTTCATATCCAGATCAAAAACGGACATTTGTTCGGATCGTTGATTGATATTCTCAATCGTGGTGCGCCGGTGATGTTGCTGGCGATCGGCATGACGGTGGTCTATGCCACAGGCGGGGTTGACTTGTCGGTTGGTGCGGTTATGGCCATTTCCGGTGCATTGGCGGCACAGTTGATTCGGCCGGATTATGTGAAAGGTGTACTGGAGTATGGAGCACATACGCCGTTGATCATCGTACTGATTGTCCCGTTGGTGTTATCCGTTATTCTTGGATTGTGGAATGGCTTTTTGGTGGCCTTCATTGGTGTGCAGCCGATCATCGCTACGCTAATTCTGCTCACCGCAGGGCGCGGGATTGCCCAGCTGATTACCCATGGACAGATCATTGTGTTTGAACATTCTTCTTTTCAATACATTGGAAGCGGCTTCTTTTTTGGTATTCCCGTCCCGATTGTGCTGGTGATTCTAACGTTTATTCTAACATGGATGCTCACCCGTAAAACGTCACTAGGTCTGTTTATTGAAGCATCCGGTGCCAATCCGCTCGCCAGTCGCTTCATGGGGATACGAGTGAAAATGATCACGACGGTAACTTATGCCTTTTCCGGTTTTTGTGCCGGACTGGCCGGGTTGATTATCTGCGCGGATATCAAGGCTGCCGATGCCAATAATGCCGGTCTCTATATGGAGCTGGATGCGATTGCATCGGTGATTATCGGCGGCACCATCAATGGTGGACGCTTTTCGCTGGCAGGTTCCATTGTCGGGGCTCTTATTATTCAGGCGTTGTCCACCACTATTATGACCCGTGGAGTCCCGCCTCAGGTCGTGCTTGTGTTCAAGGCGGTCATCATCATCATTGTTGCGCTCATTCAATCAGATAAGTTGCGCAGCAAATTCTGTCAGTTCATACAAATAGGTGCAAAGGCATGA